A window from Synergistaceae bacterium DZ-S4 encodes these proteins:
- the secA gene encoding preprotein translocase subunit SecA encodes MGLFSGVIKALGLDPNDRAIARYEEKASIIDSFEPQIKELTDEELAMSSSLFRDRLEKGETLDDILPEVFARVREVSVRTLGLRHFKEQLMGGIALHEGRISEMKTGEGKTLVATLAVALNAIAGHGVHVVTVNDYLAARDAEWMGPVYRGMGLSVGVISPFMDQEDRFDAYRKDITYGTNSEFGFDYLRDNMAIQKEQQVQRGHHYCIVDEVDSILIDEARTPLIISGPSEDDTEPYRTADRVARDLIKGTDFEVEEKERNLALTEAGIAKAEKLMNLPNLFTDFANSSLSHKIVQSLKAHHLFQRDVHYVVKEGEIVIVDEFTGRLMFGRRYSDGLHQAIEAKERVKVGRENQTLATITLQNYFRMYEKLAGMTGTALTEAEEFKEIYGLEVIVMPTHMPMIRDDHHDAIYRTVAEKYNAAANEVSEAYEKGQPILVGTTSIENSEKVSRLLRARKIPHSVLNAKVHDKEASIVAQAGRLKSVTVATNMAGRGTDIVLGGNAEFLAREEMHKQGLDPKENEQEYRQVLEEFKKICSEEHDAVIKAGGLRIIGTERHESRRIDNQLRGRSGRQGDPGESRFYIALEDDLIRLFGGDRIQGIMEKLGMEEGECIEHNLLSKAIENAQKKVEEMHFDIRKQLLAYDNVMNQQREALYKERSEILNDPDIASRTLGVLEDTALSLLEKVFEDNDSGEPDIHSVSIRLNALFWPGMSKHIENVQTKEDLEESKPVILEEIRSRFSQKINELGPEVSEQIFRYIFLEILDTNWKEHLLAMDELRRGIGLRAIGQKDPLLEYQFESFSLFQTMLVQIREGITEFALRVSVVNKEKEKSRARWIESRDALDIPEISGYSEEMENPGALATAQKTQPIVNVGKVGRNDPCPCGSGKKYKQCCGR; translated from the coding sequence ATGGGATTGTTTAGCGGTGTCATAAAGGCACTTGGATTGGATCCAAATGACAGAGCGATAGCCCGTTATGAGGAAAAAGCTTCAATAATAGATTCCTTCGAACCGCAGATAAAAGAGCTGACAGATGAGGAACTTGCAATGTCATCATCGTTGTTCAGAGACAGGCTGGAAAAAGGTGAGACGCTTGATGACATACTCCCGGAAGTCTTCGCAAGGGTGAGGGAGGTCTCAGTAAGAACTCTGGGCCTGCGTCATTTCAAAGAGCAGCTCATGGGTGGGATCGCTCTCCATGAGGGCAGGATATCCGAGATGAAAACGGGAGAGGGTAAAACACTTGTCGCGACTTTGGCGGTAGCATTGAATGCCATAGCCGGACACGGAGTCCACGTAGTAACGGTAAACGACTATCTAGCTGCACGCGATGCCGAGTGGATGGGACCTGTTTACAGAGGCATGGGACTTTCGGTGGGTGTCATATCTCCCTTTATGGATCAGGAAGACAGGTTTGATGCATATCGAAAGGACATTACATACGGCACCAACAGTGAATTTGGATTCGACTATCTCAGGGACAACATGGCGATACAGAAAGAACAGCAGGTCCAAAGGGGACACCACTACTGTATAGTCGATGAAGTTGACTCGATACTGATAGATGAAGCAAGAACTCCTCTGATCATCTCCGGACCCTCGGAAGACGATACCGAACCCTACCGTACCGCTGACAGAGTGGCAAGGGACCTTATTAAGGGCACCGATTTCGAGGTCGAGGAAAAGGAGCGCAATCTTGCACTCACAGAGGCCGGCATCGCAAAAGCCGAAAAGTTGATGAATCTTCCAAACCTCTTCACAGATTTCGCAAACTCATCTCTTTCACACAAGATAGTCCAGTCACTCAAAGCGCACCATCTCTTCCAGAGGGACGTACATTATGTGGTCAAAGAGGGAGAAATAGTTATCGTCGACGAGTTTACAGGAAGACTGATGTTCGGCCGAAGGTACTCAGACGGACTTCACCAGGCTATCGAAGCCAAGGAACGGGTTAAGGTCGGAAGGGAAAATCAGACGCTTGCCACCATAACGCTGCAGAATTATTTCAGGATGTACGAAAAACTTGCCGGGATGACGGGCACAGCATTGACTGAGGCGGAGGAATTCAAGGAAATATACGGGCTTGAAGTAATCGTCATGCCGACCCATATGCCCATGATAAGGGACGATCATCACGATGCGATATACAGGACCGTAGCAGAAAAATACAACGCGGCAGCAAATGAGGTCTCAGAAGCCTATGAAAAGGGGCAGCCCATACTTGTCGGCACCACCTCGATAGAGAACTCCGAAAAGGTCAGCAGGCTGCTCAGAGCAAGAAAAATACCCCACAGCGTCCTTAACGCAAAGGTACACGACAAGGAAGCTTCGATAGTTGCCCAGGCGGGACGCCTGAAATCAGTCACAGTGGCTACCAACATGGCAGGCCGCGGAACAGACATAGTGCTCGGGGGCAATGCTGAATTCCTTGCCAGGGAAGAGATGCACAAACAGGGGCTCGATCCTAAGGAAAATGAGCAGGAATACAGACAGGTCCTGGAAGAATTTAAAAAGATCTGTTCGGAGGAGCATGATGCGGTGATAAAGGCCGGAGGCCTTCGGATCATAGGTACCGAGCGGCATGAATCAAGACGTATAGACAACCAGCTCCGCGGGCGTTCAGGAAGGCAGGGCGACCCAGGAGAGAGCCGCTTCTACATCGCGCTGGAAGATGACCTTATCCGCCTCTTTGGCGGTGACAGGATACAGGGCATAATGGAAAAGCTTGGAATGGAAGAGGGAGAGTGTATCGAACACAACCTGCTCTCCAAGGCCATTGAGAATGCGCAGAAAAAAGTTGAGGAGATGCATTTCGACATAAGAAAGCAGCTCCTGGCCTATGACAACGTAATGAACCAGCAGCGTGAAGCATTATACAAGGAGAGAAGCGAGATACTGAACGACCCCGATATCGCTTCAAGAACTCTTGGCGTACTTGAAGACACGGCCCTCTCGCTCCTCGAAAAGGTATTTGAGGACAATGATTCGGGAGAACCCGATATACATTCAGTAAGCATCAGACTTAACGCGCTTTTCTGGCCCGGGATGTCAAAGCATATTGAAAACGTACAGACTAAAGAGGACTTAGAAGAGTCAAAACCTGTAATTCTTGAAGAGATAAGGTCAAGGTTCAGCCAGAAGATCAATGAGCTCGGCCCCGAAGTGTCGGAGCAGATCTTCCGCTATATTTTCCTGGAGATCCTTGATACCAACTGGAAGGAGCATCTGCTTGCCATGGATGAGCTGAGAAGGGGGATCGGCCTGAGGGCGATAGGCCAGAAAGACCCTCTCCTTGAATATCAGTTCGAGTCTTTCAGCCTCTTCCAGACGATGCTTGTTCAGATCAGGGAGGGTATCACTGAGTTTGCACTAAGGGTGTCCGTCGTGAACAAGGAGAAAGAGAAGAGCCGCGCAAGATGGATAGAGAGCCGGGATGCCCTTGATATCCCGGAGATATCGGGGTACAGCGAAGAGATGGAAAATCCGGGGGCACTGGCTACCGCGCAAAAGACTCAGCCCATAGTGAACGTTGGGAAAGTAGGACGCAACGATCCCTGCCCATGCGGGAGCGGCAAGAAGTACAAGCAGTGCTGCGGCAGATGA
- the argS gene encoding arginine--tRNA ligase, whose translation MTEELKKILENAVEKIARDLNKEIPDGFIVRLERPRQTGHGDWATNIAMQLAKPFGLKPRELADKMIEEVPLGETVEKAEAAGPGFINFTLASNWISEAVKSAISKNENYGRVDSGKGRRVQVEFVSANPTGPLHMGHGRGAAVGDITASILDFAGWDVEREYYINDAGLQMELLGKSAQSRYFDALGRGEEAPMPEDGYHGEYMTEIAASFVDNYGDSLAQRPLEDTVEFFSVETGKIVTEMIRKDLEEFGVTFDVWFSEKSLYDNGQVDPAMEELKKRDFAYEEDGALWFRSTLFGDDKDRVLIRTNGVPTYFTSDVAYLKNKYDRNFEKLIYVWGADHHGYVPRLKSVNKAFGHPDEAVDVLLIQMVNLLRDGKPVQMSKRAGTIITLREIMDEVGVDATRFFFVMRRCDSTLDFDLELAKKATSENPVFYVQYAHARICSIYRELAERGITLPSIDEFDVSQLTDQTEINLAKAISRLPEEVEKAADEFAPHRIAYYATELAEAFHSFYNSQRILGVDEPLMKTRILLMEAAKIALKNVLVILGVSAPEKM comes from the coding sequence ATGACAGAGGAACTGAAGAAGATACTTGAAAATGCTGTCGAAAAGATAGCCCGGGATCTAAATAAGGAGATACCCGATGGCTTCATTGTGCGCCTTGAGCGTCCAAGACAGACCGGGCACGGCGACTGGGCGACCAATATAGCGATGCAGCTTGCAAAGCCTTTCGGCCTGAAGCCCAGGGAACTTGCGGACAAGATGATCGAAGAGGTTCCTCTTGGAGAGACAGTTGAGAAGGCTGAAGCCGCGGGGCCGGGCTTTATCAACTTCACGCTCGCCTCAAACTGGATCTCGGAGGCTGTGAAAAGTGCGATATCTAAGAATGAGAATTACGGCAGGGTCGATTCGGGCAAAGGCCGGAGGGTCCAGGTCGAGTTTGTAAGCGCCAACCCTACCGGTCCGCTGCACATGGGACATGGCCGCGGCGCAGCCGTGGGTGATATTACAGCCTCTATACTCGACTTTGCGGGTTGGGATGTAGAAAGGGAATACTACATAAATGACGCGGGCCTTCAGATGGAACTTCTTGGCAAATCGGCCCAGTCGCGTTATTTCGACGCCCTCGGAAGAGGAGAAGAAGCTCCGATGCCCGAAGACGGATATCATGGGGAATACATGACGGAAATAGCCGCATCGTTCGTTGATAATTACGGAGATTCCCTTGCACAAAGGCCCCTCGAAGATACAGTTGAATTTTTTTCGGTCGAGACTGGCAAGATCGTCACTGAGATGATCCGTAAGGACCTTGAAGAGTTCGGGGTGACCTTTGACGTCTGGTTCTCAGAAAAATCACTTTATGACAACGGGCAGGTCGACCCTGCTATGGAAGAGCTTAAGAAGAGGGATTTTGCCTATGAGGAGGACGGGGCCCTGTGGTTCAGGTCCACCCTTTTTGGGGACGACAAGGACAGGGTCCTCATAAGGACTAACGGAGTGCCGACATACTTTACATCTGATGTGGCTTACCTGAAAAACAAATATGACAGAAACTTTGAAAAGCTCATCTACGTCTGGGGAGCCGACCATCATGGATATGTCCCCAGGCTCAAGTCGGTGAATAAGGCTTTCGGCCATCCGGACGAGGCGGTGGATGTGCTGTTGATCCAGATGGTGAACCTTCTCAGGGACGGAAAACCGGTCCAGATGTCCAAACGTGCCGGGACCATAATTACCCTGAGAGAAATAATGGACGAGGTGGGCGTAGATGCCACAAGGTTCTTCTTCGTCATGCGCCGCTGTGACAGCACTCTTGATTTCGATCTTGAACTGGCCAAGAAGGCTACTTCAGAGAATCCCGTCTTCTATGTACAATATGCTCACGCCAGGATCTGCAGCATATACCGTGAATTGGCGGAAAGGGGGATAACTCTTCCGTCAATTGACGAGTTCGATGTTTCTCAGCTCACTGACCAGACAGAGATAAACCTTGCGAAAGCGATATCGAGGCTTCCCGAAGAAGTGGAAAAGGCTGCGGACGAGTTTGCGCCGCACAGGATAGCATATTACGCAACAGAACTTGCGGAGGCTTTCCATTCCTTTTACAACAGCCAGCGGATACTCGGTGTTGATGAGCCTCTTATGAAAACACGCATCCTTCTGATGGAAGCAGCCAAGATAGCTCTTAAGAACGTTCTTGTTATCCTTGGAGTCTCTGCTCCTGAAAAAATGTAA
- a CDS encoding septum formation initiator family protein, whose protein sequence is MKAPRLRWIIFAAAITFLIAVLLTSFFKELEKIDVLSDTLDKRMEELVTEERKSQELKQKIEYYSTPEGIARLAREQFNLVLSGEVMYKIEITSNDVLH, encoded by the coding sequence ATGAAAGCTCCAAGATTGCGGTGGATCATATTTGCCGCAGCGATCACTTTTCTGATAGCGGTGCTTCTTACCTCTTTTTTCAAAGAGCTCGAAAAAATAGACGTACTTTCGGATACTTTGGATAAAAGAATGGAAGAACTTGTCACGGAAGAGAGGAAGTCACAGGAGCTGAAGCAGAAAATCGAATACTACAGCACACCTGAGGGAATAGCGAGGCTTGCAAGGGAACAGTTCAACCTTGTACTTTCTGGCGAGGTCATGTACAAGATCGAAATAACCTCGAACGATGTCTTGCACTAG
- the rpsF gene encoding 30S ribosomal protein S6: MRSYEMVLILQADLEDHKMVSEEIAEVVRGLGAELEKVDIWGKKRFAYPIEKQLEGFYVLYTFKLDPAQVKEMERLLSLRPQVIRQMVVNLEEK; the protein is encoded by the coding sequence GTGCGATCTTACGAAATGGTTTTGATTCTTCAGGCAGATCTTGAAGACCATAAAATGGTTTCAGAAGAGATTGCCGAGGTCGTGCGCGGTTTGGGAGCAGAGTTGGAAAAGGTGGATATCTGGGGCAAAAAGCGTTTTGCCTACCCCATCGAAAAACAGCTCGAGGGTTTCTACGTTCTGTATACGTTTAAACTCGACCCGGCACAGGTGAAGGAGATGGAACGTCTCCTCAGTCTGAGACCCCAGGTTATACGTCAGATGGTCGTCAACCTGGAGGAGAAGTAA
- the ssb gene encoding single-stranded DNA-binding protein: protein MARGYNRVIIMGNLARDPDVRFTPSKQKVARITVAIGRQWKNKTSGELQSHTDFINVSAWNYVADICDRYLKKGRPVLVEGRLSVRDFDDAKTGQHRWVTEVVADNIVLLGSPRREDEGVSGSSSNSEQNYGNARMHSDAVSGGDMGSLREEEGFEDEFPLDFSEMGGTEGPGDVQIPF from the coding sequence ATGGCTCGCGGGTACAACAGAGTTATCATTATGGGTAACCTGGCAAGAGACCCAGACGTGAGATTCACTCCAAGTAAACAGAAGGTAGCCAGGATCACTGTAGCGATCGGTCGTCAGTGGAAAAATAAGACGTCAGGAGAACTGCAGAGCCACACAGATTTTATAAACGTGTCCGCATGGAACTACGTTGCTGATATCTGCGACCGCTATCTGAAGAAGGGCCGCCCTGTTTTGGTCGAAGGACGCCTGAGCGTCCGTGATTTCGACGATGCCAAAACGGGACAGCACCGGTGGGTGACCGAAGTCGTCGCTGACAATATTGTTCTCCTTGGTTCACCGCGAAGGGAAGATGAAGGGGTTTCCGGATCCTCTTCCAACTCAGAGCAGAATTATGGGAATGCCAGAATGCATTCAGACGCTGTTTCCGGCGGAGACATGGGAAGCCTGAGAGAAGAGGAAGGATTCGAAGATGAATTCCCCCTTGATTTTTCTGAGATGGGTGGGACCGAGGGACCTGGAGACGTGCAGATACCATTCTAG
- the rpsR gene encoding 30S ribosomal protein S18, giving the protein MENSSNFNRKRRKRRPKVCHFCVDKIDHVDYKEVEKLKKYVTERGKIVPRRVTGTCAKHQRQLTRAIKRARIIALLPFTSD; this is encoded by the coding sequence ATGGAAAACAGTTCGAATTTTAACCGCAAACGCCGCAAACGCCGGCCGAAGGTTTGTCATTTCTGCGTAGATAAGATCGATCACGTAGATTACAAGGAAGTGGAAAAACTTAAAAAATATGTTACAGAACGCGGTAAGATAGTGCCGCGTCGTGTGACCGGGACCTGTGCGAAGCATCAGCGCCAGCTCACAAGGGCTATAAAGAGGGCAAGAATTATTGCTCTTCTGCCTTTCACATCAGATTAA
- a CDS encoding YybS family protein produces the protein MRFKIMFEWLSWILLSLVMFSGGMYVAFAAPFLIVIAPLPFMVLGIRQGFRESLLGVMFGSASALMMFGYLPAFMYALEFGVLGAVFGYVARRVEKGVDFVLISVAASIIAKMILIMAFTAVSGMNPVAMSPETAEEIVSSLAKALSSGGIGTSEEVIKNYSLAMVETVSLLMPSMIIFFSAIDTFATYGAASYIMRMTGWGALAALPGFGTWRFPRNLFWALAAAVIMDLAGKAFPDERVYMVISANLMEVLRAIFMVEGLSLCWYYMTYRGIPKAVKVPVSLFGALFSPVSYILSMVGIFDIWYDLRARIRRKNNESDS, from the coding sequence GTGAGATTTAAAATTATGTTTGAATGGCTGTCCTGGATACTGTTGAGTCTGGTGATGTTCTCCGGAGGCATGTATGTAGCATTTGCAGCACCATTTCTTATTGTGATCGCACCTCTTCCGTTCATGGTCCTCGGGATAAGACAGGGTTTCCGTGAGTCGCTTCTGGGCGTGATGTTCGGTTCCGCATCAGCTTTGATGATGTTCGGATACCTTCCGGCTTTCATGTACGCCCTGGAATTTGGGGTCCTTGGAGCTGTGTTCGGGTATGTAGCCCGCAGGGTCGAAAAGGGTGTCGATTTTGTCCTGATCTCCGTTGCAGCTTCGATAATTGCGAAGATGATCCTTATTATGGCCTTCACTGCTGTTTCAGGAATGAACCCCGTTGCTATGTCGCCCGAAACGGCAGAGGAGATAGTTTCATCTCTGGCAAAAGCGCTCTCATCTGGCGGGATCGGCACATCTGAAGAGGTCATAAAAAATTACTCTCTGGCAATGGTTGAAACAGTCTCGCTCCTGATGCCGTCAATGATCATTTTTTTCTCCGCCATCGATACTTTTGCCACATACGGAGCCGCCTCGTACATAATGAGAATGACCGGATGGGGAGCACTCGCTGCGTTGCCGGGATTCGGAACATGGCGTTTCCCGAGAAATCTTTTCTGGGCGCTTGCTGCTGCAGTGATAATGGACCTGGCCGGCAAAGCCTTTCCCGATGAGAGAGTCTACATGGTGATATCTGCAAACTTGATGGAGGTCCTGAGAGCCATTTTCATGGTGGAAGGCCTTTCACTATGTTGGTACTATATGACATACAGAGGTATCCCAAAAGCTGTCAAAGTACCTGTTTCGCTCTTCGGTGCCCTCTTTTCCCCTGTTTCTTATATTTTATCTATGGTAGGCATCTTTGATATCTGGTACGATTTACGTGCCCGAATAAGGAGGAAGAACAATGAAAGTGATTCTTAA
- the rplI gene encoding 50S ribosomal protein L9 yields MKVILKQDVNKIGKKGDLLEVADGYGRNFLIARGLAEEATEGKIRELQQMQMTQKIKDDKKLKIAEESKKKLGGKVVRIKVNTGEGGKLFGSVTNAQIADALTSQYGVPVDKKDLKIEETVKQTGEYRFKVKLYAGVDAEMTLKVESE; encoded by the coding sequence ATGAAAGTGATTCTTAAACAGGATGTCAATAAAATAGGGAAGAAGGGCGATCTTCTTGAGGTTGCCGACGGTTACGGCCGTAACTTCCTGATTGCCAGGGGACTCGCGGAGGAGGCAACGGAGGGTAAGATCCGTGAACTTCAGCAGATGCAGATGACTCAGAAGATCAAGGATGACAAAAAACTAAAGATCGCCGAGGAATCGAAAAAGAAACTTGGCGGCAAAGTAGTAAGAATAAAGGTCAACACCGGAGAGGGAGGCAAACTTTTCGGAAGTGTGACCAATGCTCAGATAGCAGATGCCCTCACATCCCAGTACGGTGTGCCTGTCGACAAGAAAGACCTGAAAATAGAAGAAACAGTCAAACAGACCGGTGAATACAGGTTTAAGGTCAAACTTTACGCGGGTGTGGATGCCGAGATGACACTTAAGGTGGAGTCAGAGTAA
- the dnaB gene encoding replicative DNA helicase, with protein MSTNREFDRIPPFNLEAERSVLGSCLIDRDSLLIVIESLRTDDFYDPRHRTAFEIIASMAEQDCAVDSLTFREEVKKRGLEDRLGGLPFVAELMDAVTTTANVEYHVSIVRDKSVHRGLITVGSDISRMGFSEEIGIDEALETAEQKVFEIARTGRSARLKGAREVVSSAIGEIEKRLAGGLEITGVPSGFTDFDKLSGGLQPGSLYILAARPSMGKTAFALNVAQHAALQEDIPVLMFSLEMSAEQIAQRMLAAESEVNLREMFESRRVQNEQWQKLSKAAGRLSKSPIYIDDSSTLNTLDLRGRCRRFFAKHRAGKGLVVLDYLQLMNVARKIENRQQEVSEISRALKGIAREFKVPVLALSQLSRDVEKRGGSKKPQLSDLRDSGAIEQDADMVIFLYREAYYAQEGETVDPTSEVIVAKNRNGPTGKVDLIFFKECARFASKLSGNY; from the coding sequence TTGAGCACAAACAGGGAATTTGACAGAATACCGCCTTTCAATCTTGAGGCTGAGCGTTCAGTTCTCGGCTCATGCCTAATTGACAGGGATTCCCTGCTGATAGTCATAGAAAGCCTGCGGACCGATGACTTCTATGATCCCAGACACAGGACAGCCTTTGAGATAATCGCTTCCATGGCTGAACAGGACTGCGCCGTAGACTCACTGACCTTCAGGGAAGAAGTTAAGAAGCGCGGCCTTGAAGATCGTCTGGGCGGGCTCCCTTTCGTGGCAGAACTTATGGATGCGGTCACAACGACTGCAAATGTGGAGTACCACGTAAGCATTGTGAGGGATAAGTCTGTACACAGGGGTCTGATCACCGTAGGAAGCGACATCTCGAGGATGGGTTTTTCCGAGGAGATCGGAATAGACGAAGCCCTTGAGACCGCAGAACAAAAGGTCTTTGAGATCGCGAGGACAGGAAGATCCGCCAGGCTAAAGGGCGCAAGGGAAGTAGTTTCCTCGGCCATTGGTGAGATAGAGAAGAGGCTGGCCGGAGGCCTTGAAATCACGGGAGTCCCGTCAGGATTTACTGATTTTGACAAACTCTCGGGCGGGCTTCAGCCAGGGAGCCTTTATATACTGGCTGCAAGGCCTTCCATGGGTAAAACAGCCTTTGCCCTCAATGTCGCTCAGCATGCAGCGCTTCAGGAAGACATACCTGTCCTCATGTTCAGCCTTGAAATGTCAGCAGAACAGATAGCTCAGAGGATGCTCGCAGCTGAATCGGAAGTCAATCTGAGGGAGATGTTCGAATCGCGCAGGGTCCAGAACGAGCAGTGGCAGAAGCTGTCAAAGGCTGCGGGCAGACTTTCGAAAAGCCCTATTTATATTGATGACAGTTCTACGCTGAACACGCTTGACCTCAGAGGCAGGTGCAGGAGATTTTTTGCCAAGCATAGAGCAGGGAAAGGACTTGTAGTGCTTGATTACCTTCAGCTCATGAACGTTGCTCGGAAGATTGAAAACAGACAGCAGGAAGTTTCTGAGATATCAAGAGCGCTCAAGGGCATAGCCAGGGAGTTTAAAGTGCCCGTACTGGCACTTTCGCAGCTTTCAAGGGACGTGGAAAAGCGCGGAGGCAGCAAAAAACCACAGCTTTCAGACCTTCGTGACAGCGGAGCGATAGAGCAGGACGCGGACATGGTAATATTCCTGTACAGAGAAGCATATTACGCTCAGGAGGGTGAGACGGTCGACCCCACATCTGAAGTCATCGTGGCAAAGAACAGAAACGGCCCGACCGGCAAGGTAGACCTGATATTTTTCAAAGAGTGTGCAAGGTTTGCAAGCAAACTCAGCGGAAATTACTGA
- a CDS encoding O-antigen ligase family protein gives MKSKTLSEPGSPANGIYAVHPRIFYFLIFVSLGLPNLIYSGITWFDTLHIMKWTFAMVPVAIISVVGGISLTLYGNERIDFRIDLFGFLWLIMLGYISVQTIWVNISSWSTFMKEWFFFATLTAIYIFSFNLFKDAKAHRTILWVANINAGINVVFAELLIRNMNGPFPFIMNVPGNYIGNTGQQEMFGLWMAMAVMNGIYLNAAYSEVSDDLTHNKRWAGMIRYMNLGLLALNSWGMWNSTTRAGFLSLITGTLIISIIFMQNGRKQMLKKVGQGVGIVLLMLALNIGMSYFGFGRAYALLNKTMDMVMDTRSFGKRRGIWKTSWAIFMGHPVKGVGIGHYKWHYLEGQRLAFQKDPDMEWQFTYWAHNEYLQWFAEFGIFGTVLLVSAAAWWIWRFISFLSQKKILSLEASWACAMLFLILFDAIFSRPFHRIENAVWLSLAFAIANRELLPLSYSWSEVRHTSIYRVLGIFICTISVFGLVFLGNGLAGDKYLRYAADTDQAELQAEFIKKARAKAMTKDEAEEQYANHLMAVAKVTRDPQDWANAINQMYRSFTIRPQAKQLMELLNLARQIRNQELLKVLVPYLPPAGIKNVSGSLSESKQPE, from the coding sequence GTGAAGTCAAAGACTTTATCCGAACCGGGATCACCGGCCAACGGTATTTATGCTGTTCACCCGAGGATCTTTTATTTTCTGATATTTGTCTCTTTGGGGCTGCCAAATCTGATATATTCAGGCATTACCTGGTTTGATACGCTCCACATAATGAAGTGGACCTTCGCGATGGTACCTGTCGCGATAATTTCAGTCGTTGGCGGTATTTCCCTTACACTGTACGGGAATGAACGTATAGATTTCAGGATAGATCTCTTTGGTTTTTTATGGCTCATCATGCTCGGATATATTTCTGTCCAGACAATCTGGGTAAATATTTCCTCGTGGTCCACATTCATGAAGGAATGGTTCTTCTTCGCGACCCTGACAGCCATCTATATTTTCTCCTTCAACCTCTTTAAAGATGCAAAAGCACACAGGACCATCCTTTGGGTCGCGAACATCAACGCCGGTATTAATGTGGTCTTCGCGGAACTGCTGATCAGAAATATGAACGGACCTTTCCCCTTCATCATGAACGTACCGGGCAACTACATCGGAAACACAGGCCAGCAGGAAATGTTCGGACTGTGGATGGCAATGGCTGTAATGAACGGCATATACCTCAATGCAGCTTATTCAGAAGTTTCGGATGACTTGACGCACAACAAAAGATGGGCGGGTATGATCAGGTACATGAACCTTGGGCTTTTGGCACTTAATTCATGGGGCATGTGGAATTCCACGACCAGGGCAGGCTTTCTCTCCCTTATCACCGGAACTTTGATCATATCCATAATATTTATGCAAAACGGCAGAAAACAGATGCTGAAAAAGGTCGGACAGGGCGTAGGAATAGTCCTGCTGATGCTTGCACTCAACATAGGGATGAGCTATTTTGGGTTTGGCCGTGCCTATGCTCTCCTCAACAAGACCATGGACATGGTAATGGACACCCGTAGCTTTGGCAAAAGGCGTGGAATATGGAAAACAAGCTGGGCGATATTTATGGGACACCCGGTAAAAGGTGTGGGCATAGGCCATTATAAGTGGCACTACCTTGAGGGACAGAGGCTTGCTTTCCAGAAAGACCCGGATATGGAGTGGCAGTTCACATACTGGGCACATAATGAGTACCTGCAGTGGTTTGCCGAGTTTGGCATCTTTGGGACTGTGCTCCTTGTTTCAGCTGCTGCCTGGTGGATATGGAGATTCATCAGCTTCCTCTCGCAGAAGAAAATTCTTTCTCTGGAAGCCTCATGGGCCTGTGCGATGCTTTTTCTGATATTGTTCGACGCGATATTCAGCAGGCCCTTCCACAGGATAGAGAACGCAGTATGGCTCTCCCTTGCTTTCGCGATAGCGAACAGGGAGCTGCTTCCGCTGAGCTACTCCTGGTCAGAGGTCAGGCATACATCGATATACAGGGTATTGGGGATCTTTATCTGCACGATATCAGTATTCGGCCTGGTATTTCTTGGGAACGGACTTGCGGGCGATAAATACCTGAGGTATGCAGCAGATACCGATCAGGCTGAACTGCAGGCCGAGTTCATAAAAAAAGCAAGAGCCAAAGCAATGACAAAAGATGAGGCTGAAGAACAGTATGCCAACCATCTGATGGCAGTTGCAAAGGTGACCAGGGATCCCCAAGACTGGGCAAATGCGATAAACCAGATGTACAGATCCTTCACCATAAGGCCGCAGGCCAAACAGCTGATGGAGCTTCTGAATCTGGCGAGGCAGATCAGAAACCAGGAACTGCTCAAGGTATTGGTCCCATATCTTCCTCCGGCCGGGATAAAAAATGTATCGGGGAGTCTATCTGAAAGCAAACAGCCTGAATAA